From the Gallaecimonas mangrovi genome, one window contains:
- the fkpB gene encoding FKBP-type peptidyl-prolyl cis-trans isomerase, which translates to MSNPINANSEVVMHFTIKLSDGSAADSTKMGGKPAKFRMGDGSLTENFEKCLLGLAAGEQKSFVLEPNDAFGEPNPDNIYHVDREKFADEVPEEGAVMLFQQPNGSEIPGIIRAVAGNSVTVDFNHPLAGQTLTFEVEILEVNA; encoded by the coding sequence ATGAGTAATCCAATCAACGCTAACAGTGAAGTGGTAATGCATTTCACCATTAAACTCAGCGACGGCAGCGCTGCCGACAGCACCAAAATGGGCGGCAAGCCTGCCAAGTTCCGGATGGGCGATGGCAGCCTCACTGAGAATTTTGAAAAGTGTTTGTTGGGTTTAGCGGCGGGCGAACAGAAAAGCTTTGTGTTGGAGCCCAATGACGCTTTTGGCGAACCTAACCCTGACAACATTTACCATGTTGACCGGGAAAAGTTTGCCGATGAAGTACCCGAAGAAGGGGCGGTGATGCTATTTCAGCAGCCTAATGGCAGCGAGATCCCCGGTATTATCCGTGCTGTGGCTGGCAACTCTGTCACTGTAGATTTCAACCATCCGTTGGCCGGGCAAACCCTGACCTTTGAGGTGGAGATCCTGGAGGTAAATGCCTGA
- the ispH gene encoding 4-hydroxy-3-methylbut-2-enyl diphosphate reductase: MQVLLANPRGFCAGVDRAISIVERALELFGAPIYVRHEVVHNKYVVGSLRDRGAIFVDELDEVPDDAIVIFSAHGVSQAVRNQAKDRGLRVFDATCPLVTKVHMEVARASKKGMETILIGHAGHPEVEGTMGQYHSADGGIYLVESPADVAALAVKDPANLCFVTQTTLSVDDTSDVIDALRARWPEIEGPRKDDICYATQNRQDAVRALAHQAEVVLVVGAKNSSNSNRLRELAEKVGARAYLIDTADDINQQWLDNVQAVGVTAGASAPEILVKQVIDKLKAWGGSDVVETQGREENIVFAVPAELR; this comes from the coding sequence ATGCAAGTACTTCTTGCCAATCCTCGCGGCTTCTGCGCCGGCGTTGATAGAGCCATCAGTATTGTGGAAAGGGCGCTGGAGCTATTTGGCGCCCCTATCTATGTTCGCCATGAAGTGGTGCATAACAAATACGTGGTAGGCAGCCTTCGCGACCGCGGCGCTATTTTCGTGGATGAGTTGGATGAAGTACCTGACGACGCTATTGTCATTTTCAGTGCCCATGGCGTTTCCCAGGCGGTGCGTAATCAAGCTAAAGATCGCGGCTTACGTGTCTTTGACGCCACTTGCCCGCTGGTAACCAAAGTGCATATGGAAGTGGCACGTGCTTCGAAAAAAGGCATGGAAACCATTCTGATTGGCCACGCAGGTCACCCGGAAGTGGAAGGCACCATGGGCCAATATCACTCGGCTGATGGTGGCATCTATTTGGTGGAATCACCGGCTGACGTTGCAGCCTTAGCCGTGAAAGATCCGGCCAATCTCTGTTTCGTTACCCAGACCACCTTGTCGGTGGATGACACTTCCGATGTTATCGATGCACTGCGTGCCCGCTGGCCAGAGATAGAAGGGCCACGCAAAGACGATATTTGCTACGCCACCCAAAATCGCCAAGACGCGGTACGGGCTTTGGCCCATCAGGCGGAAGTGGTGTTAGTGGTTGGTGCTAAAAATTCGTCTAACTCTAACCGCTTGCGTGAACTGGCCGAAAAGGTTGGTGCCCGTGCTTACCTGATTGATACCGCTGACGATATTAACCAGCAGTGGCTGGATAACGTGCAAGCAGTGGGTGTTACTGCCGGCGCCTCTGCACCGGAGATTTTGGTTAAGCAGGTTATTGATAAGCTGAAAGCCTGGGGCGGTAGCGACGTCGTTGAAACCCAAGGCCGCGAAGAGAACATTGTGTTTGCGGTGCCCGCAGAATTGCGCTGA